One Acipenser ruthenus unplaced genomic scaffold, fAciRut3.2 maternal haplotype, whole genome shotgun sequence genomic region harbors:
- the LOC117969712 gene encoding equilibrative nucleobase transporter 1-like isoform X1 has product MAGLGACERVRRGVTLVSGFMECICFSGVLFGWASLVFVLKSEGYFRERCVNSTDTVENNTVPDCSSQDEQFSLIFTVASFMNNFMTLPIGYIFDRFGTTAARLLGISFYTTATLMIAFSSAASSLLLYPALCLLAVGGILFLVTNIQVGNLFEKHRSTIITLYNGAFDSSSAVFLIVKVLFEIGISLRSMFLFISSCSVLHLLRTFFLLPRKHIPYPLPEDFTYGVSCETSQSFTPTREGGEGAGPRNRAPQRTTEVLQPAEEPLREGDAEMSFRSCVLSWLFWWQLLWLSVMQLRHYLFIGTLNPMLSRLTEGDPEKISRYTNAFAFTQLCGVLCAPWNGLIMDRHKRGAHSQRDPQNGSARLADLRSSILSLSLTGFQCVLFSVCAAVPVLPLQYLTFILQVLNRSFLYGGNAAFIIIAFPPRHFGKLYGLVMSLSAVVSLLQYPCFILVKGPLQGDPLYVNVALIAVTLLAFVHPVNVYLHCRRETKQRETAAHTH; this is encoded by the exons ATGGCGGGGCTGGGGGCGTGTGAGCGGGTGCGGAGGGGGGTCACTCTGGTCTCGGGGTTCATGGAGTGCATTTGCTTCTCTGGCGTCCTCTTCGGCTGGGCGTCCCTCGTCTTCGTTCTCAAGAGTGAGGGATACTTCAGAGAGCGCTGCGTGAATTCAACCGACACAGTAGAGAATaacacag ttCCAGACTGCAGCTCTCAGGACGAGCAGTTCTCTCTCATTTTCACGGTCGCCTCCTTCATGAATAACTTCATGACTCTGCCCATCGGATACATCTTTGACCGATTCGGTACCACGGCGGCCAGGCTACTGGGAAT ATCCTTTTACACCACCGCCACGCTAATGATAGCCTTCTCCTCAGCAG catccTCGCTGCTGCTGTATCCAGCTCTGTGTCTTTTGGCTGTCGGAGGGATTTTATTTCTAGTCACCAATATCcag gTTGGGAATCTGTTTGAAAAGCATCGCTCCACCATCATCACTCTCTATAACGGAGCATTCGATTCATCATCCGCAGTGTTCCTGATCGTgaag gtgctGTTTGAGATTGGTATCTCTCTCAGATCGATGTTCCTGTTCATCTCGTCCTGCAGTGTGCTGCATCTGCTCCGGACGTTCTTTCTGCTCCCCCGAAAACACATCCCGTACCCCCTGCCAGAGGACTTCACCTACGG GGTGTCTTGCGAGACGTCCCAAAGCTTCACGCCGACCAgggaagggggggagggggcaggCCCTCGAAACAGAGCCCCCCAGAGGACCACGGAGGTACTGCAGCCAGCGGAGGAGCCGCTGAGAGAGG gTGACGCTGAGATGTCGTTCCGAAGCTGCGTTCTCTCCTGGCTCTTTTGGTGGCAACTGCTCTGGCTCTCTGTGATGCAGCTCCGTCACTATCTGTTCATCGGCACCCTGAACCCCATGCTGAGCAGACTGACCGAGGGGGACCCCGAAAAAA tcAGTCGCTACACCAACGCCTTTGCGTTCACTCAACTTTGTGGGGTTCTCTGTGCCCCCTGGAACGGGCTTATCATGGACAGACACAAGAGAGGGGCGCACAGCCAGAGGGACCCCCAAAACG gtTCGGCGCGGTTGGCTGACCTGCGCTCCTCgatcctgtctctctctctgactggTTTCCAGTGCGTTCTGTTCTCCGTGTGCGCCGCGGTCCCAGTCCTCCCCCTCCAGTACCTCACCTTCATCCTGCAGGTGCTGAACCGCTCCTTCCTGTACGGGGGCAACGCGGCCTTCATCATCATCGC aTTCCCTCCCCGTCACTTCGGGAAGCTGTATGGTCTGGTGATGTCACTGTCTGCTGTCGTGTCTCTGCTCCAGTACCCCTGCTTCATCCTGGTCAAGGGGCCGCTGCAAGGGGACCCCCTCTAC GTGAATGTGGCTCTGATCGCTGTCACTCTGCTGGCGTTTGTTCATCCAGTCAACGTGTACCTGCACTGCCGCCGGGAGACCAAGCAAAGAGAGACTGCcgcccacacacactga
- the LOC117969712 gene encoding equilibrative nucleobase transporter 1-like isoform X2, with protein MAGLGACERVRRGVTLVSGFMECICFSGVLFGWASLVFVLKSEGYFRERCVNSTDTVENNTDCSSQDEQFSLIFTVASFMNNFMTLPIGYIFDRFGTTAARLLGISFYTTATLMIAFSSAASSLLLYPALCLLAVGGILFLVTNIQVGNLFEKHRSTIITLYNGAFDSSSAVFLIVKVLFEIGISLRSMFLFISSCSVLHLLRTFFLLPRKHIPYPLPEDFTYGVSCETSQSFTPTREGGEGAGPRNRAPQRTTEVLQPAEEPLREGDAEMSFRSCVLSWLFWWQLLWLSVMQLRHYLFIGTLNPMLSRLTEGDPEKISRYTNAFAFTQLCGVLCAPWNGLIMDRHKRGAHSQRDPQNGSARLADLRSSILSLSLTGFQCVLFSVCAAVPVLPLQYLTFILQVLNRSFLYGGNAAFIIIAFPPRHFGKLYGLVMSLSAVVSLLQYPCFILVKGPLQGDPLYVNVALIAVTLLAFVHPVNVYLHCRRETKQRETAAHTH; from the exons ATGGCGGGGCTGGGGGCGTGTGAGCGGGTGCGGAGGGGGGTCACTCTGGTCTCGGGGTTCATGGAGTGCATTTGCTTCTCTGGCGTCCTCTTCGGCTGGGCGTCCCTCGTCTTCGTTCTCAAGAGTGAGGGATACTTCAGAGAGCGCTGCGTGAATTCAACCGACACAGTAGAGAATaacacag ACTGCAGCTCTCAGGACGAGCAGTTCTCTCTCATTTTCACGGTCGCCTCCTTCATGAATAACTTCATGACTCTGCCCATCGGATACATCTTTGACCGATTCGGTACCACGGCGGCCAGGCTACTGGGAAT ATCCTTTTACACCACCGCCACGCTAATGATAGCCTTCTCCTCAGCAG catccTCGCTGCTGCTGTATCCAGCTCTGTGTCTTTTGGCTGTCGGAGGGATTTTATTTCTAGTCACCAATATCcag gTTGGGAATCTGTTTGAAAAGCATCGCTCCACCATCATCACTCTCTATAACGGAGCATTCGATTCATCATCCGCAGTGTTCCTGATCGTgaag gtgctGTTTGAGATTGGTATCTCTCTCAGATCGATGTTCCTGTTCATCTCGTCCTGCAGTGTGCTGCATCTGCTCCGGACGTTCTTTCTGCTCCCCCGAAAACACATCCCGTACCCCCTGCCAGAGGACTTCACCTACGG GGTGTCTTGCGAGACGTCCCAAAGCTTCACGCCGACCAgggaagggggggagggggcaggCCCTCGAAACAGAGCCCCCCAGAGGACCACGGAGGTACTGCAGCCAGCGGAGGAGCCGCTGAGAGAGG gTGACGCTGAGATGTCGTTCCGAAGCTGCGTTCTCTCCTGGCTCTTTTGGTGGCAACTGCTCTGGCTCTCTGTGATGCAGCTCCGTCACTATCTGTTCATCGGCACCCTGAACCCCATGCTGAGCAGACTGACCGAGGGGGACCCCGAAAAAA tcAGTCGCTACACCAACGCCTTTGCGTTCACTCAACTTTGTGGGGTTCTCTGTGCCCCCTGGAACGGGCTTATCATGGACAGACACAAGAGAGGGGCGCACAGCCAGAGGGACCCCCAAAACG gtTCGGCGCGGTTGGCTGACCTGCGCTCCTCgatcctgtctctctctctgactggTTTCCAGTGCGTTCTGTTCTCCGTGTGCGCCGCGGTCCCAGTCCTCCCCCTCCAGTACCTCACCTTCATCCTGCAGGTGCTGAACCGCTCCTTCCTGTACGGGGGCAACGCGGCCTTCATCATCATCGC aTTCCCTCCCCGTCACTTCGGGAAGCTGTATGGTCTGGTGATGTCACTGTCTGCTGTCGTGTCTCTGCTCCAGTACCCCTGCTTCATCCTGGTCAAGGGGCCGCTGCAAGGGGACCCCCTCTAC GTGAATGTGGCTCTGATCGCTGTCACTCTGCTGGCGTTTGTTCATCCAGTCAACGTGTACCTGCACTGCCGCCGGGAGACCAAGCAAAGAGAGACTGCcgcccacacacactga
- the LOC117966778 gene encoding signal-regulatory protein beta-1-like isoform X1 → MERGLLVSLVILVCSPSRGVSQPIIIQDPGSVTGIEEGEVTVPCSMTGVRPGPVRWYRDTGSGRQYLYSTAPPPNERNDPRVSLVHQYHPTDSSIRIVRLTVSDSGMYYCDKYGGIDVTLIASGSGSRLSVGALPPLIITQDPDPVTGTEEGEVTVPCTLSRVGAAGPVRWYRDTGSGRQYLYSTAPPPSNERNDPRVSRVYPDHLADLSIRIVRLTVNDSGTYYCEKYRGSVETLIASGSGSRLSVREKFRPPVIEGPQRRVLAGNAVALTCRSNGPPGTKFTWKKNNRTVPGEQSNTSSLQTAKEDIRSTVTCETTDPRTQQTLSSEPYSLGASITVKPDVSIEANPESVKVNESVSLTCRARGFYPERVSVSWVQQGGAVEPAAERGENAENEDGTFSRNSVLNVTVTQELSGATVSCRVQIEGLAEPVHKEHTLVETDPKPDPEPPCSSNLFLVSVFLLVKLALLAAINAFLFVLLKLEQRRLKRVDAE, encoded by the exons ATGGAGCGAGGGCTACTGGTTTCACTGGTTATACTGGTCTGCTCTCCTAGCAGGG gggTGTCTCAACCCATTATAATTCAGGACCCGGGCTCTGTGACTGGAATAGAGGAGGGAGAGGTCACTGTACCCTGCAGTATGACAGGGGTTCGTCCAGGACCAGTGAGATGGTACAGGGACACTGGCAGCGGCAGACAGTATCTCTACTCTACAGCCCCTCCGCCCAATGAGAGAAACGACCCCCGTGTGTCTCTTGTACATCAATACCACCCCACAGATTCATCCATTCGAATTGTGAGGCTGACTGTGAGTGACTCAGGAATGTATTACTGTGACAAATACGGAGGGATTGATGTGACTCTCATTGCTAGCGGCTCAGGGAGCAGGCTGAGTGTGGGAG cgcTGCCTCCACTCATTATAACTCAGGACCCAGACCCTGTGACTGGCACAGAGGAGGGTGAGGTCACTGTACCCTGCACCCTGTCCAGAGTGGGTGCTGCAGGACCAGTGAGATGGTACAGGGACACTGGCAGCGGCAGACAGTATCTCTACTCTACAGCCCCCCCTCCGTCCAATGAGAGAAACGACCCCCGTGTGTCCAGAGTATATCCAGACCACCTCGCAGATCTCTCCATTCGAATTGTGAGGCTGACTGTGAATGACTCAGGAACGTATTACTGTGAGAAATACAGAGGGTCTGTTGAGACCCTCATTGCTAGCGGCTCAGGGAGCAGGCTGAGTGTGCGAG AGAAATTTCGTCCCCCTGTCATTGAGGGTCCGCAGAGGAGAGTTTTAGCCGGGAATGCCGTGGCGTTAACCTGCCGGTCAAACGGACCTCCGGGAACGAAATTCACCTGGAAGAAAAACAACAGAACCGTCCCTGGAGAACAGAGCAACACCTCCTCACTGCAGACTGCTAAAGAAGACATCAGATCCACTGTTACCTGCGAGACTACAGACCCCAGAACACAGCAAACACTGTCGTCTGAACCCTACAGCCTGGGAGCAAGCATCACTG TTAAACCCGACGTCTCCATCGAAGCGAATCCAGAGAGCGTGAAAGTGAACGAGTCCGTCTCCCTCACCTGCCGTGCGCGTGGCTTCTACCCAGAGAGGGTCAGTGTGTCCTGGGTCCAGCAGGGCGGCGCTGTGGAGCCTGctgcagagaggggagagaatgcGGAGAATGAGGACGGGACCTTCAGTAGGAATAGTGTGCTGAATGTCACTGTCACTCAGGAGCTGAGTGGAGCCACAGTGAGCTGCAGGGTTCAGATAGAAGGACTGGCAGAGCCTGTTCACAAGGAACACACCCTGGTAGAGACTGATCCCAAACCTGATCCAG aACCTCCCTGCAGCTCCAACCTGTTTCTCGTGTCGGTGTTTCTGCTGGTGAAGCTCGCTCTCCTGGCCGCCATCAACGCCTTTCTCTTTGTGCTTCTCAAACTGGAGCAGCGCAGACTG aAGCGTGTGGATGCAGAGTGA
- the LOC117966778 gene encoding signal-regulatory protein beta-1-like isoform X2, giving the protein MERGLLVSLVILVCSPSRGVSQPIIIQDPGSVTGIEEGEVTVPCSMTGVRPGPVRWYRDTGSGRQYLYSTAPPPNERNDPRVSLVHQYHPTDSSIRIVRLTVSDSGMYYCDKYGGIDVTLIASGSGSRLSVGEKFRPPVIEGPQRRVLAGNAVALTCRSNGPPGTKFTWKKNNRTVPGEQSNTSSLQTAKEDIRSTVTCETTDPRTQQTLSSEPYSLGASITVKPDVSIEANPESVKVNESVSLTCRARGFYPERVSVSWVQQGGAVEPAAERGENAENEDGTFSRNSVLNVTVTQELSGATVSCRVQIEGLAEPVHKEHTLVETDPKPDPEPPCSSNLFLVSVFLLVKLALLAAINAFLFVLLKLEQRRLKRVDAE; this is encoded by the exons ATGGAGCGAGGGCTACTGGTTTCACTGGTTATACTGGTCTGCTCTCCTAGCAGGG gggTGTCTCAACCCATTATAATTCAGGACCCGGGCTCTGTGACTGGAATAGAGGAGGGAGAGGTCACTGTACCCTGCAGTATGACAGGGGTTCGTCCAGGACCAGTGAGATGGTACAGGGACACTGGCAGCGGCAGACAGTATCTCTACTCTACAGCCCCTCCGCCCAATGAGAGAAACGACCCCCGTGTGTCTCTTGTACATCAATACCACCCCACAGATTCATCCATTCGAATTGTGAGGCTGACTGTGAGTGACTCAGGAATGTATTACTGTGACAAATACGGAGGGATTGATGTGACTCTCATTGCTAGCGGCTCAGGGAGCAGGCTGAGTGTGGGAG AGAAATTTCGTCCCCCTGTCATTGAGGGTCCGCAGAGGAGAGTTTTAGCCGGGAATGCCGTGGCGTTAACCTGCCGGTCAAACGGACCTCCGGGAACGAAATTCACCTGGAAGAAAAACAACAGAACCGTCCCTGGAGAACAGAGCAACACCTCCTCACTGCAGACTGCTAAAGAAGACATCAGATCCACTGTTACCTGCGAGACTACAGACCCCAGAACACAGCAAACACTGTCGTCTGAACCCTACAGCCTGGGAGCAAGCATCACTG TTAAACCCGACGTCTCCATCGAAGCGAATCCAGAGAGCGTGAAAGTGAACGAGTCCGTCTCCCTCACCTGCCGTGCGCGTGGCTTCTACCCAGAGAGGGTCAGTGTGTCCTGGGTCCAGCAGGGCGGCGCTGTGGAGCCTGctgcagagaggggagagaatgcGGAGAATGAGGACGGGACCTTCAGTAGGAATAGTGTGCTGAATGTCACTGTCACTCAGGAGCTGAGTGGAGCCACAGTGAGCTGCAGGGTTCAGATAGAAGGACTGGCAGAGCCTGTTCACAAGGAACACACCCTGGTAGAGACTGATCCCAAACCTGATCCAG aACCTCCCTGCAGCTCCAACCTGTTTCTCGTGTCGGTGTTTCTGCTGGTGAAGCTCGCTCTCCTGGCCGCCATCAACGCCTTTCTCTTTGTGCTTCTCAAACTGGAGCAGCGCAGACTG aAGCGTGTGGATGCAGAGTGA